GGGACCCATCACCATCGGCGCAGACAGCGCAATTGGCGCAAACGCCGTAGTGGTGAAGAACGCTCCCCCGGAGTCGATCATCACCGGCATTCCAGCCACGTGGCGGCACCGCGATGCGAAATCCGAAACCAAACCGGCGGTTGACCCGGCCGAGTACTACATCGAATACCGGATCTAGCTGAGCTACCCGGTGAATCTCTTGTAGGAGTTCCAAAGCACCGCGTCGAAGGCGCGGTCAGGAAGCAACCTGCGCAACGCCAGGACGCTCCAGGCTCCCCTGCCCACCGGGTAGCGGGTCCTGGGGCGTTTTGCCGTTGCCGCACGAACTATTGCCCTCGCCACGACCCTCGGGGGTGTAGACAAAATCTGTCCGGACGTTGACGCCAGAGCGGCTGCCATGACGTTGGCCTGCTCTTTGTATGGACCCCTACCGGACGCAGACAACAGGCCTTCGCCGGCGAGGGTTCCCCATTCGGTGTCCGTGCCGGCCGGCTCAATGAGGACGACGTCGATGCCGTGCGGCTTCAACTCGAGCCGCAAGGAATCACTCATCCCCTCCACCGCGAATTTTGTTCCGTGGTACCAAGCGCCCAGGGGCTCATAGATCTTTCCGCCGATGGACGAGACGTTGATGATCCGACCAGAACCGACTTGCCGCATCCTGGGAATGACGAGTTGTGTCATCCTCGCCAAACCCATCACGTTCACGTCGAATTGGCGCCTGCCTTCGGCCAAAGGAACCTCTTCCAGGGAGCCATAGGAGCCGTACCCTGCGTTGTTCACCAGTACATCAATGTGTCCGTGTGCAGCCTCAACAAGTGCCACAGCTGAGGCCACGGACTCTTCTACCGTCACGTCAAGATGCATGACGGTGATTCCCTGGGCCTGAAGAGGATGCATCTTCTCCACTCGGCGCGCACCGGCGTAGACAATGAATCCGTGGGACCTCAGGGCACGCGCCGTCTCGAAACCGATGCCGGTAGACGCTCCAGTGACAAAGGCAATACGGTCGGTCATGGCACTGGCTCCTTGACTCGTGGCACTCGCCGCGATGGCCCAGTACCCGTTCCGGCACGGCAAAGGCCGGCTCCTCCCAGCGTATCGGGGAAGAACCGGCCCTGCGGTGGATACCTAGTGGGTGTCGACTGCCGAGATCTCGGACTTGTCTTCGCCCCACAGAGTGTGGAACGTACCTTCGGCATCAACGCGGCCGTAGGTGTGCGCACCGAAGAGGTCGCGCTGGCCCTGGATCAGCGCAGCGGCAACGCGCTTGCGACGCAGGCCGTCGTAGTATGCCAGCGAGGAGGAGAAGACCGGTACCGGGATGCCCAGCTGGACAGCGGTAGCTACAACGCGGCGCCAGGCCGGGAGGGCTTCGGCGATGGCCTTGGTGAAGGCCGGCGCGAACAGGAGGTTTGCTGGCTTCTCTTCGGCCGCGTAGGCCTTGGTGATGTCCTTGAGCAGCTCGGCGCGGATGATGCAGCCGGCACGCCACAGCGAGGCGATCTCGTCCAGCTTAAGGTCCCAGCCGTACTCCTTGGCAGCGGAGGTCAGCATGTCCAGGCCCTGTGCGTAGGAGACCAGCTTGGAGGCGTACAGCGCCTGGCGGACGTCCTCGACGAACGTTTCGGGGATTTCCACGGAAGCTTCTTCGCCTGCCAGCAGTTCCTGGCCGAGCTTACGCTGCTCGGTCTGGGAAGAGAGTGCGCGGGCGAAAACGGATTCGGCGATGCCGGAGACCGGGGAGCCAAGCTCGAGGGCGGAGATAACGGTCCAGCGTCCGGTGCCCTTCTGGCCTGCGGCGTCCACCACGACATCAACGAAAGGCTTGCCGGTCTTGGCGTCAACGTGGCCCAGGACCTCGGCGGAGATTTCGATCAGGAAGGAGGACAGATCGCCCTTGTTCCACTCAGCGAAAATCTTGGACTGCTCGGCCGGCTCAATGCCCGCACCTGAACGGAGGAGGTCGAAAGCTTCACCGATGACCTGCATGTCGGCGTATTCGATGCCGTTGTGGACCATCTTGACGAAGTGGCCGGCGCCGTCGGTACCGATCCAGGCGCAGCACGGCTCGCCGTCCACCTTGGCGGAAATCTTTTCCAGCAGCGGGCCAAGGGCGTCGTAGGACTCCCTGGAACCACCGGGCATGATCGAAGGACCATTCAGCGCGCCTTCTTCACCACCGGAAACGCCAACGCCCACAAAGTGCAGGTCCTTCTTGGCCAAGGCGGCTTCGCGGCGGCGGGTGTCCTCGTAGTGCGAGTTACCGGCGTCGATGATGATGTCGCCGGCCTCAAGCAGCGGCTCGAGCTGCTCGATGACGTTGTCGACGGGAGCGCCGGCCTTGACCATGATGAGGACGCGGCGGGGCTTTTCGAGGGAGTCGACGAGTTCCTGCAGCGATTCCGTGCGGATGAAATCGCCATCCGTGCCGTGCTTTTCCAGCAGGGCGTCAGTCTTTTCCACGGAGCGGTTGTGGAGAGCCACGGTGAAGCCGTTGCGGGCAAGGTTGCGGGCCAGGTTGGCGCCCATCACCGCAAGGCCGGTGACACCGATGTGTGCTGACATCAAAACTCCAATTCGATCGTGTACAAACAGTCCTGCGGACACGCAGGAAGCGATTTCATAACCAGGGGCTGTAATAAACCATACGTATCTAAGCCGTGAGCGGGAAAGCAGCGCCCACGTTTTGGAACGGCGCCGCGTCATAAACAGTCTATGATGCGCGAACGTTCCGCAGACTCTCGGGGCGCCAAGGACATCGGAGGCTGCACGCGGAATGTCTTCGCCCCACTATGCTTACGTCTATGTCAACCAGCCTCCACCACCGCGCCGTAGAGCATCTGGGAACCCGGATCGTGGGCGGCGCCCTTCCCACCGGCCACGTCATGCTGGCCGAACATTTGGAAGATGAGCTCAACGTTTCGCGCTCGGTGGTCCGGGAGGCCGTCCGCGTGCTGCAATCGCTGGGCCTGGTGGAGACGATCAAGCGTGTAGGAATCCGTGTCCTCCCCGCCCATCGTTGGAATCCTTTCGATCCACTGGTCATCCGCTGGCGTTTGGCTGGCGAGGGCCGTGGCGCCCAGTTGCGGTCCCTCGCGGAGCTGCGGTCCGCCGTCGAGCCTGTTGCTGCAGAACTGGCAGCCGGCAACGCTCCGGAAAGCCTCCGCCAGGAACTTGTGGACATTTCGCTGGCCATGAAGGAGGCCGGCGACGCCGGTGACATGCCACGGTTCCTGGACCTTGATATCCGGTTCCATGCGCTGGTGCTTTCCGGCTCCGGGAACGAAATGTTTGCCAACCTGATTGGCCAAGTGACAGAGACCCTGACGGGACGTACGGTGCACGGACTCATGCCGGAGCACCCGCAGAAGCAGGCGCTGCAGTGGCATATTGACGTCGCCCACGCCATCGACGCCGGCGACGGCCAGCAGGCCAGGGACGCGGCCGGAAAAATAATGCGCCAAACGATCGCGGAGCTGGCGCCCAGTTGGAACGACCAGCCCCGCGTCTTCGTACCCGTGGCGAAGAACTAGCGCTGGAAGTTCAGGAGGACTTTGCCGGATTCGGCGGAGTTCCTGGCCACTTCAAATGCCTCAAGTCCGTGTGCGAGGTCAAACTCGTGCGTGACAACCGGATCCACAAACAGCGATCCGTCCGCCAATGCCGCAATGACGTCATCGATTTCGTTGTTGAAGCGGAAGGAGCCCCGCAGTTCCAGTTCGCGGGTTATGGCCAGCGAAATGAACACCGGCTGCGGCCCTGACGGCAAAAGTCCCACCATGACCACTGTGCCGCCGCGGGTGGCTCCCTTGATGGCCGAGGCCAGTCCGTAGTGGCTCCCGGAAGACTCAATGACGACGTCGGCGTCCACCGCGGCGATGGCCTCGGCCTGGTCACCTTTGAGCACGGCATCGGCGCCGACGGCCTGGGCGATCTCCAGCGGCTTGTCATGCATGTCGACGGCGACAATCCGGGCCGCGCCGGCACGCTTGAGGACGGCGACCGTCAGGGCCCCGATGGGTCCGCTGCCGATCACCAGCGCGGTCTTCCCTTGGACGTCCCCGGTGCGGGCGACCGCGTGCCAGGCGACGCTGGCAGGTTCGACCAACGCCGCGGTCCGCAGGTCAAGGGTGTCGGGAAGGGCACGGAGCATCCGTGAGGGCAGGTTCGCGTAACGGCTGAACGCGCCGTCGGTGTGCGGGTAGCGGGCAGCACTGCCCAGGTAGGTGCAGCCCGGGGAAAGGTTGGGCCGGTCCTCCGGGTAGCGGACCTCGCCCGGGGCCGGGGTCGCCGGGTGGACGGCCACGGGCGTTCCAGCCGCCGGGCCGGTACCATCGGCTGCCTGCTGGATGACCACACCAACGATTTCGTGGCCGAGTACCATCGGCGCCTTGAGGATGGACTCGCCCGCTGCGCCATGGAGCCAGTAGTGCAGATCAGATCCGCAAATACCGCCATAGGCAATCTCCACGATCGATTCGTCCACCGCCGGTACGGTCAACGGGATGTCCTCAATGCGCAGGTCACCCTTGCCATGGGCTACGACGGCAGGGCCGGAGGTTGGAAGCTTGATGCCCATCAGACCACCACCGTCATTCCACCATCGACGAAGATCGTCTGGCCGTTAACAAAGTTGGACGCCTGGGACGCGAGCCAGACCGTAGGTCCGGCGAGGTCGGCCACCGTTCCCCAACGATTCGCCGGGGTCCTGCCCAGGATCCAGGAATTGAACGCCTCATCATCCACCAGGTTCTGCGTCATCTCAGTGTGGATGTAGCCGGGGGCGATGCCGTTGATCTGCAAGCCGGAGGCGGCCCACTCAGCAGTCATGGCGCGGGTGAGGTTCCGCAACCCACCCTTGGCGGCGACATACGGGGCGATCGTGGGACGGGCAAGGTCGGTCTGCACCGAGCAGATGTTGATGATCTTCCCCCGACCCCGCGGGATCATGTGCCGGGCGGCCTCCCGGCCCACCAGGAAGGCGCTGGTCAGGTCCGTGGTGATCACGCGGTCCCAGTCCTTGACGTCGAGGTCAAGCATCGGAACCCGGTGCTGGATGCCGGCGTTGTTCACCAGGATGTCCAACGGCCCCACAGTGCCCTCGATCCATTGCACGCCTTCAGCTGCCGAGGTGGCATCTGTGACGTCGAAAGCCCGGCTGAAGACCCGACCGTCGGGATAATCGGCAGCCATGGCATCGTGCGCCGTGGCCAGCCGTTCCGGATTGATCCCGTTGAGCACCACCGTAGCGCCGGCATCTGCCAGGCCACGGGCAAGGGCATTGCCGATCCCCCGGCTGGATCCAGTAACCAAGGCGATGCGCCCGGTCAGGTCGAATAGTCCACTCATAGTCTGCGTTCTTTCCTTCTCAGTTGGTGCCCGGAGAGCCAGCTGCGGCCAAGCTCATGTTGGCTATGGCTTTGCGGACAACGGCGAGGTCCTGGTCACCGAGTCCTTGCCGTTTCAGTTCGGCATAGAGTTCAATGGCTGCCGAGGCCATCGGAACGGCAACTCCGATCGATTCCGCACTTTGGACCACAAAGGCCAGATCCTTGTGCATGAACTTTGCCGGACCTGTGGGGGCATAGTCCTTGGCGGCAAGTCGAGGACCCACGATCTCCAAGACCTTGCTTCCGGCCAGGCCACCGGCCAGCACGTCGTAGAGGGCACTGACATCCATGCCCGAGCGTTCAGCGAGCTCGGCTGCCTCGGCGAGTGCCGCCGTCGTGGTCCCCACTATCAGTTGGTTGCACGCTTTGGCGAGCGAGCCGGAACCCAGCGGCCCCATGCGGCGGACGGTGGTTCCCATGGTTTCGAACAGCGGCATGAGCCGTTCAAAGTCCGCTTCCGATGCCCCTGCCATGATGGCCAGCGTTCCGTTCTCCGCCCCCGTGGTCCCGCCACTCACGGGCGCGTCAACCACCACCGCGTTTCCACCGCTGGCCTCACGGACGGTTTCGCCAAACTCCTGGACCGCCGCTGGCGACACACTGCTCATCACGATGACGGCGGTGCCCGGCTGGGGTGCTTCGGCGCGCCATGCATCGAGCAAGCCTTGTGCTGCTGCCTCAATCAAGGGCAAATCGGGGAGCATGAAAACGATGGTTGGTTCGTCCCGGAGCTCGGCAAGGGTGTCTACGCGACTGATGCCGGCAAGGCCTTGGAAAACAGTGTCGGAACGGTTCCACGCCGTGACAGCCCATCCCGCTTTGGCGATGTTGGCGGCCATAGGAGCTCCCATGAGCCCCAAGCCCACGAAACCCACACGTTTGCTGGTCATTTTGTGAAGAACCTCACTTCTTTGTGTCCACCAAAAGAAAATCTGTTCAATATCCTAGCCTCCATTCAGTATGATGAACACTATGACGACTGATGAACTTACCATCGCGATCGCTGTACCGCTCGAAGCTGAGCATGTGGAGCGTATCCGCGCCGTAGACCCCTCCATAACTGTTCTGTACGAACCCGACCTCCTTCCACCCGAACGCTTCCCGGCCGACCACAGCGGGGACCCGGATTTCAAACGCACCCCCGACCAGGAAGAACGCTACTGGGCCATGCTTAACCGGGCCCAGGTTCTCTACGGCTTCCCCAACGAAAGCCCGGCCGGCCTTGCCCGGATTGCCCAGAGCAATCCGCACCTTCAATGGATTCACGCCATGGCCGCCGGCGCCGGCGGAGCCGTCAAGGCTTCGGGGCTGGACACTGAAACGCTACGGAAATTCCGCGTGACTACTTCAGCCGGGGTCCACGCGTTGCCGCTCGCGGAGTTCTCCGCCTTTGGCATCCTCAACGGCTTCAAGCGCAGCGCCGAAATGGCCCAGGACCAAGCCGCCAAGGTTTGGCCCGAATTGCGGACACCCACCAAGTTGGTCAACGGGTCCAAAGTGGTCATCGCAGGGCTCGGCGAGATCGGCATGGAAACAGCGCGCATAGCCCGCGCTTTGGGCATGAAGGTCAGCGGCACCAAGCGCAACGTTGAGGCTATCGAAGGGATCGACGAGGTCACCGACAACGACAGCCTCCCACGCCTGCTTTCCAGCGCTGACGCCGTAGTAAACACGCTCCCCGGAACGCCTTACACGGAAAAACTGTTCAACAAGGACGCCTTCGATGCGATGAAGCCAGGAACGGTCTTCGTCAACGTTGGCCGCGGAACCGTGGTGGACGAGGACGCACTCCTGGAAGCCCTCAACAACGGGCAGGTGGCTTATGCCTGCCTGGACGTCTTTGCCGTCGAGCCCCTCCCGCAGGACAGCCCGCTGTGGAACCATCCGCAGGTCCTGGTGTCGCCGCACACCTCCGCACTGAGCACGGCCGAGAACCGCCTCATTGCCGAACGATTCTGCAGCAACCTCCGCGCCTTCCTCGACGGTGGCGACCTTCCCCACTTGGTGGATCCGGTTCACTTCTACTAAGCCTCCGTAAACTCCAACAGAAAGGCTCCGACCCCGCCGGGGTCGGAGCCTTTCCAGTCTGAACTGCCGCTGGACTACTTCGCGTCCTCAAGAGAACGAAGGTCGCGTCCAGCTGTTTCAGGCGTAAAGAACGTCGTAATGAAAGAAATCAGCGCCAACACGAGTGAGTAGACCGCAAGGACCACCCAGGAGTTGTGCGTGGCAGCCAGGAGGATCGCGCCAAGCAGCGGTACAAGGCCGCCCGCCAGCACGGCAGAGATTTCCCGGCTCAGGGCAACGCCGGTGAAGCGATACTGGGAACCAAACAGCTCAGGCAACAAAGGGCACTGCGGCCCCAGCATGGACTGGACACCCAGTGCGATGCCAACCACCATGACAGCCCATACGAGCGTCACATTTCCAAGGGTCACCAGATAGAAGGCCGGGATGGCAAAGAACGCTTGGAACAAGGCCCCGTAGCGGTAGACGCGCACTCGGCCAAAGCGGTCCGAGAGAGCACCGAAGGTGACCACCATGACGGCTGCGAATCCGGCGGCTATCAGGAGTCCCACAGGGCCAATGAACTTGTCCCCAGGGAAGACACCTTCCTTGACCGACATGAAGGAAATCAGCAGTGCCGAGTAGATGGAAGAATTGCCGTTCTCTCCCATACGGAGTCCTATGCCGACAAGCACGTTCCTTCTGGAGTGCTTCCAAAGCTGCCCGACAGGGTTTTTGACCACATTCTTGTGCTTCTCCAACTCCTGAAACACTGGGGTTTCCTTCAACCTCAGGCGAATGAAGACGGCAACAATGATCAGTACAAAGCTGGCAAGGAACGGCACCCTCCAGAGCCAGGCCTCAAAGGCATCCTTATTCGCCAGTTGCAGCAGCGCGAACGTTCCAGCACCCAGTAGCGTTCCCAGCTGAATACCCACGAATGGTAGCGACGCGAAGTACCCGCGGCGTTTCGGCGGCGCTACCTCGGATATCAAGGTTGTGGCCCCAGCTTGCTCCGCCCCGGCACCCAAACCCTGGATGATGCGCAACGTCACAAGGAGCACGGCGCCGAGCATTCCGGCCTGTTCGAAGGTGGGCAGCAGGCCGATGGCAAAGCTGGCGAGTCCCATCATGCCGATTGTCAGCAAGAGGACCATTTTGCGGCCAAACCTGTCTCCGATGAATCCGAAGAAAATACCGCCGAACGGCCTGGCCGCAAATCCCACTCCGTAGGTGGCAAAGGAGGCGATCAAAGCGCCACTCTCACCCAACGGCTTGAAGAACAAGGGCCCGAAGATCAACGCCGAGGCCAGTCCATAAATGTAGAAATCGTAGTACTCCAGGGCAGAACCCACGGAGCTGGCCAGCGTCGCCCTACGAAGCTGTTCCGGCTCAACAACAGCATCGTCAGCTTCAGCTGCGAGCTTTGCATTAGTACGAGTTGTCACAAGCACTCCCTCAAAATCACCCCAGGCCCCCGTTGGCCCGGTGAGATAGTGAATGGCATCACCGCCAAGATCACTATGGTGAACAGCGTACAGCTTGTTGAACTTGCTGCCAAGGTTGAAATCAGATTTATTCAATCCGGGGAAATGTGACGCACGGCATTCGGTGACTATCCCATGGGATTCCCCAGGGAACGGGCCAGTTCCTTGAGCTCCTTAACCATGAGTGCGCCTTGCTCCTCGGAGTACGTGGCCTTCAGCGCAGTAACGGAGAGGCCGAGGCTGGGGCCGTGCGCTCCATGCGTGGGCACGGGAACAGCCAGGCACACCACGCCAACAGTGGATTCCTCGTCTTCGAAGGCATACCCCTGCTTGCGGATAGTGCCAATCTGCGCCTTCAGTTCCTCGGCCGTACGCAGCGAGTTCGGCGTCATGACCGGAAGTTCCATTCCATCCGGGAACATGGCATCGATATCGTGGTCGTGTAACTGCGCCAGGAGCGCCTTTCCCACACTGCAGAGGGAAACCGGCATCTTATCGCCAATGTTGGAGGTCAGCCGCACAGCTGGATGACCCTCATAGCGGGCAAGGTAGATGACATGGTCCCCGTCCAGCATTGCGATGCGGACAGTTTCGCCGGACAGGGTTGGTGCCTGCTCGCAGTACTTATAGAACTCCTGCACCTCGTCCAACCGGCTCAAGTAGGCAGCACCGAGCTCCACGAGCTTCCGCCCCAAGGCAAAATCTGCCCCTTGCCTGGTAATAAGCCGTGCTTCTTCGAGCGCCAGCAGGAGATTGGACGTGGAAGATTTGGGAATCCCCAGCTCCCTGGACAGATCACTCAGCGTGAGGCGACCCGACGATGACTCAGCAAGTGCCTCCAGAACTGCCGCAGCGCGGGTCACCGCAGGTGCCGGCGAAGAGGCGCCCAGCCCTTCGGAGCGGGTGATGCGGGAATCGGCCATGATTCTCCTTCGTCATGTCAAACCGGCTGTTCATTCAGCTGAACAGTACCCATCATAGTGTCAGTCTGAGCTGTTAGACCGGCAAGAATGACGACTGTACCGACATACAAGGCTTCATGAAGGGCTTTGCTTTCCAAACCGAAAAGTTCGCTGTATATTCATTTTCGAGCTCTCCACCGCGGCATCCCCCAATAGTCGTGGTGGAGAGCTCATCCATTTCCCGGCCCGGATTCTACGCGGCCGCCAGCTCTTCGCCCCGCAGGTACCAGCCACCACCGCTTCCATCGCGCACGAGTTCCCATGTTGCCAGGTGGGACAGTGCGTTGTTTCCCAGCCGCACCTGGACTTGCAGGACCTCAACATCCACGCGGCCCTGCCCCCGGGGCATTCGCTTGGAGTTCTCCCACCATGGCACCCTCTCGAACCACCTGAACGGCTCTTCGGCAATTTGCCACTCGTGACAGCCACGGACCACCGCCGTGGCCGTGCCGTCCGACGTGCTGCGGATGTATACCTGTTCCATAAGCCAGACACTAGGCGCGGGCACCGACTTTTTCCGACCGGCCTTTTCTGCCTGGGGAAAACGAAAAACCCCGTCATTCCAAACCTTATGGTTCAGGATGACGGGGTTTCTTGGTGGGTCCTACCGGGATCGAACCGATGACATCCACGGTGTAAACGTGGCGCTCTACCAGCTGAGCTAAAGACCCAAAGTGCGGCTTCAGTGCCTTAGCGCTTCAACCAACGAACAATGACTCTACATGATCATTCGGGAGAAACACCAATCGGGCCGCCTGCCGCAGGAAGCTCGGGCAAATTCCGTGCGAGGTAACCCAGGGCGCCGCTGACTCCGACGTCGAGTTTCAGGGCAGCAAATTCGTCACCACGCGTTTGCCCCCTGTTGATGATGACCACAGATTTGACGGCTTTTGCCGCATGGCGCACGAACCGCAACCCACTCATCACCGTAAGCGAGGAACCGGCAACCAGGAGGGCTTCGGCTTCGTCCACCATGGCATATGCCCGTTCGACGCGGTTTTTCGGCACGCTTTCGCCAAAGTAGACGAAGTCGGGCTTCAGCGTGCCACCACAAACAGGGCAAACAGCCATCACGAACGACTTGATGAGTTCCGGATCTTCCACCGTGGCATCAGCGTCGGGCGCCATCTCCACCACGCCTGCCTCAAGCGCGGCCGCCACGAACCCCGGATTAAGCTCCTCAAGGATGGCGGCCAGCAGTTTTCTGGAAAATATGTGCCCGTCCTCAAGGCAAATCACCTGGTCGAAGCGCCCGTGCAGATCCACCACGTTGATGCTCCCGGCATCCTCGTGGAGCCGATCCACGTTTTGGGTGATGAGGCCGGTCAGCAGGCCCCGCCGTTCCATGAGGGCGACGGCGTCATGGCCTGCGTTCGGATGAGCATGCCGGAGGTGGGACCAGCCGATATGGTTCCGCGCCCAATACCGCCGTCGATTGGCAGCGCTGCCAATAAATTCCTGATACGTCATCGGGTTCCGGGGCGCTGAACCAGGTCCGCGGTAATCCGGGATGCCGGAATCGGTGCTGAGGCCGGCGCCAGTGAGCATGGCTAGCCGCTTGCCGGCCAGGATGTCGAGGGCCTTTTGCAGGGCCGCCTCTTCCCCTGCCTCCAAGGTGGCAGCGAGGGCGGGCTCCATGCTGGCGAATCCGGTCATACCCACACCGGGCCGTACCTGCTTCACCCCTGCTGCTCACCCAATTCGGAGAGCGCCTGACGGTAGCCTGCGAGGTCCCTCGCCTGTCCCCGCGGATTGACCACCACATACCGGACTATTCCCTCGGCATCGATGATGAACGTTCCCCTGAGAGCCATCCCGCTACGGGCATCAAAGACCCCGTAAGCCTGTGCCACCGCTCCATGTGGCCAGAAGTCGGCCAAAAGATCGAACCCGTAGCGTTCTTGCTCGGCGTACGCACGCAAGGCGAATTTGCTGTCCACGGAGATAGCCAGCACAGTTGCGTTCGAGTCTTCGAAGATGCCGAGATGGTCGCGAATCTCACACAGTTCTCCCGTGCAGATGCCGGAGAACGCGAACGGATAGAAAACCACGACAACGTTGCGACCCCTAAAATCCGACAAGCGGACAGGCTCGCCATACTGATTCAAGAGTTCAAAGTCAGGCGCAACCTGTCCGATCCCAGGGACGAGTACGGGGGCCGGCGCTTGCTGGACTTCCGTCACTTGTTCTTCTTTGGCACCAAGCGGGTGGCGCTCCAGTCCTTCGAGACCCCGGCAGAAGTGGTGAGGTGCAGCCCGGACGTGGGAGCCGCGTCCTGGATGTCGGCCGGGGAAACGTAATTGTCGCGGCCGGATTTGGGGGTCAGAACCCACACCACGCCGCCTTCTTTCAAGGTGGTGAGCGAATCCATCAGAGCATCGACCAGGTCACCATCGCCGTCCCGCCACCAGCAAATAACAGCGTCTACGACGTCATGATCATCTTCATCCAACAGCTCAGAGCCCGTGACATCTTCAATGTCGTCACGTAAGTCGAAATCGACGTCGTCGTCGTAGCCGCGTTCCTGAATCAGATCCCCGTCTTTGAAACCCAATCTTTCCGCCACATTTACCGATGTGGCGGCGTCGGCCTCGCTCACGTTTCCTCCTTTTGAAGTGACTTCCATTACTAACAGCCAACACCCTTTGGGCGTGTGCTTCAAGCCATTGTCCCTGCGATGACGCATATTCCGCACTACCTAGGGTGTTTCGGGGCTGTGACAATTACGTGGCTTCCGTCACGGAGGGCACCAACATGTGACATACAACGCCCCTGAAGCCCCGCGGCTACGCATCCCAGCGCTGTCAAAGCTAGAGTGGCCATGAGCGCTTTGGCTGCAGGGCGATCGCCCCGAGGAATTCTACTGGGCAGCCATGCGCTCACAAGACCTGCCCGGCGCATCCGACCGGGCTGTTGAAACCGAGATGTCGCACACGACGCGTTCATGACGGGCAGTTACCCTGCCGGACCTGAGGCGCCGATGCATGCGCCTAAAGGAAGGTTGGACGTGGCTGCAGGAGAAGAGACCTCACACATCCTCAGCGGGTTGACTGCCCAGCTGCCTGATCGTGATCCGGAAGAGACCGCGGAGTGGATTGAGTCACTTGATGCGTTGATCGCGGAGCAGGGCACGGAGCGTGCCCAGTACATTATGCGTTCGTTGTTGCAGCGTGCCGGTGCCCGGTCGGTGGGTGTGCCGATGGTGACGACCACTGATTATGTGAACACGATCCCGGTGGACCAGGAAGCAGAGTTTCCCGGGAACGAGGAGTTCGAGCGCCGGTACCGTGCGTACATGCGTTGGAACGCCGCGGTCATGGTCCATCGTGCGCAGCGGTCCGATATCGGGGTGGGCGGGCATATTTCCACCTATGCCGGCGCGGCGACGCTGTACGAGGTCGGGTTCAACCATTTCTTCCGCGGCAAGGACCACCCCTCGGGCGGGGACCAGGTGTTCTTCCAGGGCCACGCGTCCCCGGGCATGTACGCCCGGGCGTTCATGGAAGGCCGGCTCTCGGAGGAGGACCTGGACGGGTTCCGCCAGGAAAAGTCCCGGGAAGGCCATGCCCTGTCCTCGTACCCGCACCCGCGCCTGATGCCGGACTTCTGGGAATTCCCGACCGTGTCGATGGGTATCGGGCCGATGAACGCGATCTACCAGGCCCAGTCCAACCGGTACCTGCACAACCGCGGGATCAAGGACACCTCGGACCAGCAGGTCTGGGCGTTCCTGGGTGACGGGGAAATGGACGAGCCCGAGTCCCGCGGCCTGCTCCAGCTCGCGGCGAACGAGAACCTGGACAACCTGAACTTCGTGATCAACTGCAACCTCCAGCGCCTGGACGGGCCGGTGCGCGGCAACGGCAAGATCATGCAGGAACTGGAGGCGTTCTTCCGCGGCGCGGGCTGGAACGTGATCAAGGTCGTCTGGGGCCGGGAATGGGACTCCCTGCTGGAAGCGGACGCCGACGGGGCGTTGGTGAAAATCATGAACGAAACCCCCGATGGTGACTACCAGACCTACAAGGCCGAGTCCGGCGGGTTCGTCCGGGACCACTTCTTCGGCAAGTCCCCGCAGACCAAGGACATG
This window of the Arthrobacter sp. StoSoilB5 genome carries:
- a CDS encoding MFS transporter, with translation MLVTTRTNAKLAAEADDAVVEPEQLRRATLASSVGSALEYYDFYIYGLASALIFGPLFFKPLGESGALIASFATYGVGFAARPFGGIFFGFIGDRFGRKMVLLLTIGMMGLASFAIGLLPTFEQAGMLGAVLLVTLRIIQGLGAGAEQAGATTLISEVAPPKRRGYFASLPFVGIQLGTLLGAGTFALLQLANKDAFEAWLWRVPFLASFVLIIVAVFIRLRLKETPVFQELEKHKNVVKNPVGQLWKHSRRNVLVGIGLRMGENGNSSIYSALLISFMSVKEGVFPGDKFIGPVGLLIAAGFAAVMVVTFGALSDRFGRVRVYRYGALFQAFFAIPAFYLVTLGNVTLVWAVMVVGIALGVQSMLGPQCPLLPELFGSQYRFTGVALSREISAVLAGGLVPLLGAILLAATHNSWVVLAVYSLVLALISFITTFFTPETAGRDLRSLEDAK
- a CDS encoding D-2-hydroxyacid dehydrogenase, with product MMNTMTTDELTIAIAVPLEAEHVERIRAVDPSITVLYEPDLLPPERFPADHSGDPDFKRTPDQEERYWAMLNRAQVLYGFPNESPAGLARIAQSNPHLQWIHAMAAGAGGAVKASGLDTETLRKFRVTTSAGVHALPLAEFSAFGILNGFKRSAEMAQDQAAKVWPELRTPTKLVNGSKVVIAGLGEIGMETARIARALGMKVSGTKRNVEAIEGIDEVTDNDSLPRLLSSADAVVNTLPGTPYTEKLFNKDAFDAMKPGTVFVNVGRGTVVDEDALLEALNNGQVAYACLDVFAVEPLPQDSPLWNHPQVLVSPHTSALSTAENRLIAERFCSNLRAFLDGGDLPHLVDPVHFY
- a CDS encoding peroxiredoxin, encoding MTEVQQAPAPVLVPGIGQVAPDFELLNQYGEPVRLSDFRGRNVVVVFYPFAFSGICTGELCEIRDHLGIFEDSNATVLAISVDSKFALRAYAEQERYGFDLLADFWPHGAVAQAYGVFDARSGMALRGTFIIDAEGIVRYVVVNPRGQARDLAGYRQALSELGEQQG
- a CDS encoding Sir2 family NAD-dependent protein deacetylase, which encodes MKQVRPGVGMTGFASMEPALAATLEAGEEAALQKALDILAGKRLAMLTGAGLSTDSGIPDYRGPGSAPRNPMTYQEFIGSAANRRRYWARNHIGWSHLRHAHPNAGHDAVALMERRGLLTGLITQNVDRLHEDAGSINVVDLHGRFDQVICLEDGHIFSRKLLAAILEELNPGFVAAALEAGVVEMAPDADATVEDPELIKSFVMAVCPVCGGTLKPDFVYFGESVPKNRVERAYAMVDEAEALLVAGSSLTVMSGLRFVRHAAKAVKSVVIINRGQTRGDEFAALKLDVGVSGALGYLARNLPELPAAGGPIGVSPE
- a CDS encoding IclR family transcriptional regulator, coding for MADSRITRSEGLGASSPAPAVTRAAAVLEALAESSSGRLTLSDLSRELGIPKSSTSNLLLALEEARLITRQGADFALGRKLVELGAAYLSRLDEVQEFYKYCEQAPTLSGETVRIAMLDGDHVIYLARYEGHPAVRLTSNIGDKMPVSLCSVGKALLAQLHDHDIDAMFPDGMELPVMTPNSLRTAEELKAQIGTIRKQGYAFEDEESTVGVVCLAVPVPTHGAHGPSLGLSVTALKATYSEEQGALMVKELKELARSLGNPMG
- a CDS encoding DUF3052 domain-containing protein; protein product: MSEADAATSVNVAERLGFKDGDLIQERGYDDDVDFDLRDDIEDVTGSELLDEDDHDVVDAVICWWRDGDGDLVDALMDSLTTLKEGGVVWVLTPKSGRDNYVSPADIQDAAPTSGLHLTTSAGVSKDWSATRLVPKKNK